A stretch of the Anaerolineae bacterium genome encodes the following:
- a CDS encoding WecB/TagA/CpsF family glycosyltransferase, producing the protein MPSIPPTATILNIKVHALTKAHTLALIEEFIASGRPHQLVTANPEFVVAAQRDEEFRQIINRAALALPDGIGLLKAARFLKTTLLPERVPGSDLVVQLAELSHQKGYRLYFLGAQEGVAQKAVAKLKLCYPGLQVAGFYAGSPALAENEAIVRRILPTHPDILLVAYGAPKQDKWIARNLDRLQIPVCLGVGGSFDFIAGVAKRAPRWMQRLHLEWLHRLITQPWRWRRIWNAVPRFSWLVFWSKFKNSNTNLIVIS; encoded by the coding sequence ATGCCATCAATTCCACCCACTGCCACCATCCTCAATATTAAAGTCCACGCTCTTACTAAGGCCCACACCCTGGCTTTGATTGAAGAATTCATTGCCAGCGGTCGGCCGCATCAACTGGTTACGGCCAACCCGGAATTTGTAGTAGCGGCCCAGCGCGATGAAGAGTTCCGGCAGATCATCAACCGGGCCGCCCTGGCCCTGCCCGACGGCATTGGCTTGCTCAAGGCCGCCCGCTTTTTAAAAACAACCCTATTACCGGAAAGAGTGCCCGGCTCCGACCTGGTGGTGCAATTGGCGGAATTATCGCACCAAAAAGGGTATCGCCTTTATTTTTTGGGGGCGCAAGAAGGCGTGGCCCAAAAAGCAGTGGCCAAACTCAAACTTTGTTACCCCGGCCTGCAAGTGGCCGGTTTTTACGCCGGTTCGCCGGCTTTGGCCGAAAACGAAGCCATTGTCCGGCGCATCCTGCCCACCCATCCCGACATTTTATTGGTGGCTTATGGCGCGCCCAAGCAGGATAAATGGATTGCCCGCAACCTTGACCGGCTGCAAATTCCCGTTTGCCTGGGCGTGGGCGGCTCTTTTGATTTTATTGCCGGCGTAGCCAAACGCGCCCCCCGCTGGATGCAGCGTTTGCACCTGGAATGGCTCCACCGTTTGATCACCCAGCCCTGGCGCTGGCGGCGGATTTGGAATGCGGTTCCCCGTTTTAGCTGGCTGGTGTTTTGGAGCAAATTTAAAAACTCTAACACAAATCTAATAGTAATCTCCTGA
- a CDS encoding glycosyltransferase family 4 protein, whose product MLIGLDASRAARARRTGTETYSLELINALAGLASALCRLRLYTPHPPQHARWPDSPHVETCVIPWPRMWTHLRLAAELRRRPPDVLFVPAHVLPLYCPVPAVVTVHDLGYRHYPHTHRRFDRWYLDWTTRRHTRAARYIIVDSLATKQDLLDFYGADPTRIEVVYLGRDESLNRVSNPAVINGVKAKYGIQGDYLLYVGTLHPRKNLARLVEAFHAAGLNLPGVEDLKLVIAGKKGWLYNAVFERVQALELAQRVIFPGYVDDQDKAALLSGAMAYIFPSLYEGFGLPVLEAMACGTPVLTGNTSSLPEVAGDAAILVDPRHTAEIAEGIVQLVADTGLRQRLIERGYNQVQKFSWSKAAAQILEILQKAAADD is encoded by the coding sequence CTGCTGATTGGCCTTGACGCCAGCCGGGCGGCCCGCGCCCGGCGCACCGGCACCGAAACCTACTCGCTGGAACTCATCAATGCCCTGGCCGGGCTGGCTTCAGCGTTATGCCGGCTGCGGCTCTACACGCCTCACCCGCCCCAACATGCTCGTTGGCCGGATTCGCCCCACGTGGAAACCTGCGTGATCCCCTGGCCCAGAATGTGGACCCATTTGCGCCTGGCCGCCGAACTGCGCCGGCGTCCGCCGGACGTGCTGTTTGTGCCGGCCCATGTGCTGCCCCTCTATTGCCCGGTTCCGGCAGTGGTTACGGTTCACGATTTGGGCTACCGCCACTATCCCCACACCCATCGCCGTTTTGATCGCTGGTACCTGGATTGGACCACCCGCCGCCATACTCGCGCGGCCCGCTACATTATCGTCGACTCCCTGGCCACCAAACAGGATTTGCTTGACTTTTACGGCGCTGACCCCACCCGGATAGAAGTGGTCTACCTGGGCCGGGATGAAAGTTTGAACCGGGTAAGCAATCCCGCCGTTATCAATGGGGTTAAGGCAAAATACGGCATCCAGGGCGATTATTTGCTTTACGTAGGCACGCTGCATCCCCGCAAAAATCTGGCCCGGCTGGTGGAGGCGTTTCACGCCGCCGGGTTAAATCTGCCCGGTGTTGAAGACCTGAAGCTGGTGATTGCGGGTAAAAAGGGCTGGTTGTATAATGCTGTTTTTGAGCGGGTGCAGGCCCTGGAGTTGGCCCAACGGGTCATCTTCCCCGGTTACGTGGACGACCAAGACAAAGCCGCGTTACTCTCCGGCGCAATGGCCTACATTTTTCCTTCGTTGTACGAAGGTTTTGGCCTGCCCGTGTTAGAGGCAATGGCCTGCGGCACGCCCGTGTTGACCGGCAACACATCGTCGCTGCCGGAAGTGGCCGGAGATGCGGCTATTTTGGTTGACCCGCGCCACACCGCTGAAATTGCTGAAGGTATCGTCCAACTGGTCGCCGATACCGGTCTCCGCCAACGGCTTATTGAACGAGGTTATAACCAGGTTCAGAAATTTTCCTGGTCAAAGGCTGCCGCGCAGATATTGGAAATATTACAGAAAGCGGCGGCCGATGATTGA